A region of the Mus musculus strain C57BL/6J chromosome X, GRCm38.p6 C57BL/6J genome:
tctaattgtctctggctggagcttgttcctcctgtgattctttagcctctgtcagcactcctgggagaccaactctgtcctgagtcccagtggtcagagtactctctgcaggcaagctctcttctggcagggaaggtgtccagcagtctggagctcagatccacctcctgattcctgagTTCAGAGgtctccctggaggctgactctcctctggcagggaaggtgtccaggagTCTGGGTCTCAGCCccgcctcctggctgaggatgaaggcccaaagggaccctgtccaagaagctctgttgcttctgaagcccatgtgctctcctgcatagactggtctcagtgatcccaagcttctgggtgtgctagggcctgcctttgtgctttgaccctgttgctgctagcacatGACCCTCTGGgatttttggaactgatgttgtgttccactcacagtgatctcaagatcccgGGTGTCCTAGGGTGtatgcagcatggagagtcctctggggaccttggggcccTCCACTGAGATTGTGCCCAAACCCGTCTAATCTTAATGCATTTGTAGAAGATGCTTATGGgtaaaaaatccatttttaaacttttcctttattttttaggCACTTGTCAGGCTGTATTTGGACAAAGCCACTCTAATCTGGAATGGAAATGTTGTTACAGGGCTGGAAGCCCTTGCTAATTTTTTTGAGATGTTGCCTTCCAGCGAATTCCAGATCAATATGTTAGATTGCCAACCAGTTCATGGTGAGTATCAAACTATCTCCTTTATTTTAGGTTCGTAAACACTGAGGTCTACAACCCAAGCAGCAGTAACCTTCAGTAGTGGGTGTGTTTACTTATTTAAGCAAGTTAAGtgtcacaaaaacaaatttatacagTCAGGCTTTGGGTCTTCTTTTAGGTGATTTTCACCCCAGATAACCACCATTAATTTTGAGAGATTGTGATTTTTTGTTAATGAAAAGGAGAATGCCtacagaaaaaataatttatgtcATATCATAGATTAATGCGTTTGAGTGTTTGTTAAAATTTTAGAGAACTGTATTCTGTGAAAGAATGACTTGTGACAAAATTTGATTCACAGTGGATTGATGCAGTGTGCAATACTTACCTCTAGATGGAGTACTTACTTTCTCATATAGTTGTTTATAATGATATTCGCCCTTATGTTTCCTGAAGAATGGCTTCAGAAACAAACTGTGAATGATGTTAGATATGTAATGAAATATTAACACATGTAGGGAGCATATGGTCATGTTAGCTTTTTAATCTCTGTTTTGAAATTTGAGAGTACTCTGTAAATCTTTCTGGACTAAAAAAatcatgttaattttttttaaatattaaactaTTAACTTTGGGATGCCTGCTTAAAGTACAGAATAGTCATAAAAATACTTTAACATTACATCATAAGCTTAGATAAGTGACCtatttctcttgtttctgttgcTAAAGAGCAAGCTACCCAGTGCCAAACTACAGTGCTCGTTGTGACCAGTGGAGTTGTGAAGTTTGATGGAAACAAGCAGCACTTCTTTAACCAGAACTTCCTGCTGACTGCGCAGAGCACTCCTAACAGCACTGTGTGGAAGATTGCAAGTGATTGCTTCCGTTTTCAAGATTGGGCTAGTATTTAAAGGAGCAAAAACCCACTCTATTGGTCCATTAGTTCCAGCAAGAGAAGTTAGAGGAGAATTAATATATTTCGTGCAAAAGTACTACAAACTTAAGTGTATGTGCTAAAACTAAATgtatgtaacattttttttttagcagcgCCTTTGCTAGATCAGCTGCCAGTTTGGATTATTGCCCTTAAGAGCTTTAAAGATAGTTTTTTTTACATGCCTTATGCATACATTCCACTACTGACACTCTCAAGGTAATATTAAACATGATCTAGGTACTAAGATATTCACTGTGAACCCGATCTATTGCACAAATGGAGTCCTTTTGTATTACTCTCTATGGGATAGCACAAGATAGCTCTGTAGGATAGTCTCAGTTACTAGGGTAATTTCTCAATGAAGCACATGCCTGTTTACGATTAACACTAAAGTTTTAATATATAAGTATTTGAAGTCTGTTCAACTTAGTTTTACGCTAGTGTTCTGACATATTTTAATTGCATATAACTGTATAATAGTCCGTGTTGTTTTCTTGCATTGACATGTTTCCTTTTGAAATGAGGTAATCAATTAGGTGGGGAAAAAAATGTTCTCGACTGATACTTGTATATCGGGTGCATTTAATGGCAGTCACAACTCTGAAACCTTTTGTTCGTGCCGGCTTCAGGTCAATGTGTTTATGTGATAAATGGGAGTGATAACAGAAGCTTTAATGGGAGAGTAAGAAATGAGAAACATAGAAATCTAAGGCTGAAGCCAACACCAAAAGAGGGAGCACACCTGTTCCCTACCTCCTGGAAGTGGAGCCAAGTTTCAGGATTTGCATCCCAAGAGTCTCTAAGAATTCTTGCCATGGTCCTAAAAACTggattttaagattattttactTCCCCTTCATGCCTGTCTCCAGTATCCACCccagcttctttctgaatgtaagGGATTAAGATATCAGCTGTAAACTTAACTTTGTCTCCGAATCTGAGAATTCGAAAGAAAGCTATGCTCAGTCTCTGTACATGCTGAACTCCAAATTCTTCCATATCAACTTCAAGCCCCAAGCCTCCAATGTATTACCTACCATGCGCATGAATAATTTTCTTCCATGGCTTTTACACTGTCAACGGCTTtacctactttttaaaattaagtctttgattttatgatttatttctgTATGGCACtggataaaaatattattaaaacattTCTGCCTATGGTTAAAAATCCAGAAATCAAAGAAATGATCTTCATGATAAACTTCAAAGGAACAAACTTTATGTTTTAGCTTCTAAAGACAAAAATATAGTGTTTTTAGCTTTTAGTTAAACTTTATAATTCTTTgcaatttttaagtattttaaactAAATATGCAAGGTTTGTTCTATATTATGATCACTATTAATCTTTTATCACTCAATTTTAAAACTAGTAATTTACTTTGGCTCAGAAATGtactatatttataattattgtattatttaaattaaatagaaGGTGATAGAACTGATATTTAAAACCATGGCTCATTTAAGTTCTTATCAAAACATATACATTCTAGTCTATTCAGAGTGAGCTTGctcttattttgaattttttccaTTAACTATATCTTtagcaaaaataattaaaatgcccAGTCACTGCCCTTTCTATTGGTGGAGAACAATCGCAAAATCTGTGTATAATTAGCAATAACAGAACTAAACCATTGTTTAGTTGCTAATCATATGTTGCTTTATCCATATGCTGTATGACTCCATAACATGTATGACTTTAAATGGCTGGAACTGCTCATATGTGGACTAAACTATTTTTgacatgttcatatttttataacttaagaaataaaataaaagctgcaTTTTCACAAGTTTTCTCAAGTCTTTCttaaggtttttttggttttgtatttaagGCCCCAGAGTGGGAACCACTTAattattagaattattttttaaatattttattggttaatttatttatttacattttaaaggttatcccctttcccagtttcctctccataaaccccttatcccatcccccttcacctgattctatgagggagctccctacccacccacccacccacccacttccatctcaccaccctagcattcctctacactggggcatccagccttcaaaggaccaagagtccctcctcccattgatgtccaacaaggtcatcctctgctacatatgcagctggggccatgggtccctccatgtgtactctttggttggtggtttagtccctgggaactctgggggtactgtttggttcatattgttgttcctcctatggggctgcaaaccccttcagctccttcagtccttcccctaacacctccattggggtctccgtgctcagtccaatagttggctgcaagTATCCAAATCTGTATCAGTACggttctggcaaagcctctcaggaaacagctatatcaagctcctgtcagcaagcacttcttggcatcagcaatagtgtctgggtttaatgtctgcatgtgggatggatcccaggcggggcagtctctggatggcctttccttcagtctctgcttcacatgcacttcctttagacaggagcaattctgggttaatatttttgagatgactATACagtcccatccctcaactgggggccttgcctaacccCTGGATATGGACTCTACaggttttctcttccctctgcttGGGTATTCAACTAATGTCATCCTCGGGTCCTGGggtcctcttgctttcctggcatctgggactttctagtggctatcccTGGTTCCCCACCCCTACATCTACACAACTTTGTTAAATTATctgatcctctgtacttctcccccgcccagtctcctcccacacctgatcctgttccctttTCCCTCAccatcttctctccctcccacgtCACTCCCTCTGTCTACCTCTCATGataattttgttccccttctgagtgagactgaagcatccacactttgggtcttccttcttcttgaacttcatatggtccatgagttgtattgtgggtattcccagcttttttcttaatatccacttatcagtgagtacataccatgtgtgttcttttctgactggGCTACCACattgaggatgatattttctagttccattcatttgcctgcgaatttcatgaactcattgtttttaatagctgagtagtactccattgtgtaaatgtaccacattttctgtatctattcctctgttgaggaacatctaaagTTTGTTCcggcttctgcctattataaataaggctgctatgaacatagtgaagcatgtctccttgttatatgttggagcatcttccgggtatatgcccaggagtggtaatactggatcctccagtagtactatgtccaattttctgaggaacctccagactgatttccagagtggttgtaccagcttgcaattccaccagcaatggaggagtgttcctctttctccacatcctcgccagcatctgctgttacctgagtttttgatcttagcctttctgactggtgtgaggtggaatctcagggtccttttgatttgcatttccctgatgactaaggatgttgaacatttctttaggtgcttatcagccattcgagattccttagttgagaattctttgtttagctctgtacctcatgttttaatagggttatttgattttctggagtccaacttcttgatttctttgtatatattggatagtcCTGTTAGATGTAGTGTTGGTAAAGTTTTTGTCCTgtggagagtgtcctttgccttacagaaacttttaattttcatgagatcccatttgtctataaTTGTTCTTAGAGCCTGGACCAttagtgttctgctcaggaaattttcccctgtgccaatgtgttagaggctctttcccactttctcttgtattagattcagtgtatctggtttcatttGGAAGTccctgatccacttggaattgagctttgtacaaggagataagaacggatcaatttgaattcttctacatgctacctgccagttgaaccagcaccatttgttgaaagtgctgtcttttttctactggatggttttagctcctttgtcaaagatcaagtgaccatatgtgtgtgtgttcatttctggatcttcaattctattccattaatctacctgtctgttgctgtaccagtaccatgcagttttatttgtttgtttgtttgtttgtttgtttgtttgttttttaaatcacaattgctctgtagtacagcttgaggtcagggatggtcattcccccagaagttcttttattgttgagaatagttttcactatcctgggtttttttgttattccaaatgaatttgcaaatttttctttctaactctatgaagaactgatagggaattttgatggggtttgtgttgaatctgtagcttgcttttgtATTAAGCCTGCCAATTCatcttctttccatcttcttagatcttcattgatttcttcttcagagacttgacgttcttgtcatacagatctttcacttgtttggtgagagtcacaccaagatattttatattgtttgtgactattgtgaagggtgtcatttccctagtttctttctcagcccatttatcctttgagtataggaaggctactgatttgtttgagttaattttatatccagccactttgcttaagtggtttatcagctgtaggagttcactacagtcacttaagtatactatcatatcatctgaaaatagtgatattttgacttcttcctttccaatttgtaccactttgacctccttttgttgtcagttgctctagctaggacttcaagtactattttgaataggtagggagagagtggacagccttgtctagtccctgattttagtgggattgcttcaagtttctctccatttagtttgatgttggctactggtttgctgtatattgcttttattatgtttaggtatggaccttgaattactgatctttccaagacttttaacatgaaggggtattgtattttgtcaaatgcttttttggcatctaatgagatggtcattAG
Encoded here:
- the Nxt2 gene encoding NTF2-related export protein 2 isoform c (isoform c is encoded by transcript variant 4); its protein translation is MDKRRHALVRLYLDKATLIWNGNVVTGLEALANFFEMLPSSEFQINMLDCQPVHEQATQCQTTVLVVTSGVVKFDGNKQHFFNQNFLLTAQSTPNSTVWKIASDCFRFQDWASI
- the Nxt2 gene encoding NTF2-related export protein 2 isoform b (isoform b is encoded by transcript variant 3), with the translated sequence MKKFRSNWSNGDQHFGNSGSSWVEPQINYKYQRTQTSAEVRTSPGPALEQTISSPLMALAVNFKTYVDQACRAAEEFVNIYYETMDKRRHALVRLYLDKATLIWNGNVVTGLEALANFFEMLPSSEFQINMLDCQPVHEQATQCQTTVLVVTSGVVKFDGNKQHFFNQNFLLTAQSTPNSTVWKIASDCFRFQDWASI
- the Nxt2 gene encoding NTF2-related export protein 2 isoform X1 — protein: MALAVNFKTYVDQACRAAEEFVNIYYETMDKRRHALVRLYLDKATLIWNGNVVTGLEALANFFEMLPSSEFQINMLDCQPVHEQATQCQTTVLVVTSGVVKFDGNKQHFFNQNFLLTAQSTPNSTVWKIASDCFRFQDWASI